The DNA window ACGGGTGTCCTCGTCGAGGTCGTCGATGCGGATGTTCGCGAGCTCGGGATGCTCGCGGCCGCGCGCAGCGAGTGCGGCGAGTTCCTGTTCGCGCAGGAAGTCGACGTGGAGCCGCTGCATCGTCACCTCTTCGTCCCAGCGGAGGCCCGCCGAGGCGATGGCAGGGACGCCGCGCTGTCGCTGGGATGGGGTTCGCGCGGTGTCGGGCGCGGTGTTGGGATCGAGCTGGGGTCGCGACTCCGGGGGCTCGGGAGGGAGCCCGAGCGCATCCCGCGCGGCCGCGCTGTCACCGATGGGGGGAGCAAGCCCGAGCTGGGTGGAGACGCGCGGTTGCTGTCGTTGACGCGTCGGGGCCTCGGAGGTGAGGGGCGTGGCGGGATGCTCCGCCGCAGTGCGTGGCTCCTGGGGTCGCCGGTGCTGGCGAGGGTCCAGCTCGGGAGGGGCCGCGATGGAGGGGGGTCTCCCCTGCGCGCCGCTGGGGGCTCGAGCGGAGGTGTGCAGACGCGGATCGATGGAGGGAGCCTGCGCGGGAGCAGGATGATGGGGAGCTGGGTGCGCGGCGGGAGGTCGGGCCGAGGGACCTGGCCTGCCTGCGGGCAGCGGTTGGGGTGGAGGCTGTCGCGAGGGGTGCTGGCCTCGAGGGGGATGCTCCGAACGCATGGCCGGTGGTGAGGCCGAGGCGCTGCGGACCGCTGCAGCGGGAGGTGGCGCAGAGACGTGGCGCGCCAGTCCTGGTGGTGGGGGGGCCGCCGAGGGATGGCGCGGCGCAGGCCCCGGGGCCGCGGAGAGGCTGCGCGCGGGCGGAGGCGCAGAGTGTGCGCGGTTCGGAGGAGGCGGGGGCGCGTTGCGGGCTGGTGGCGCGGCGGACGACGTCCGGGGGGACGGGGGCGGGCTCGCCGTCGGGCCCGAAGGCGCTCGGTGCACGGCGCCGGGCGTTGGGGTCTGCGCCGCGGGGCTCTGCGTGGGGAGCGGTGGCGCTGCGCTGGAAAGGCGTGGAGGGGGCGCTGCGCTGGACATCCGGGGGGGAGGCGCGACGCTCGATGCCTGAGGGGTGAGGCTGGTGGTCTCCGGAGGAGGCGCGACGCTCGACGTCTGCGGTGGAGGGGCCACGCTGGAGGTCAGCTTGGTGGCGATCTCGGCGGCGACCTTGAAGAGCTCCAGCGAGCGAACGTCGGCGTTGGCGTCGGATGCCTGTTCGGCGGCGCGACGGAGCCACTTCAGACTCTCTTCGTGTTCGCCTCGTCCCCAGAGCGCGTTTGCCGTCAGCAACGCCAGGTGAACATCCTCGTTGTCGTCATCCCGGGGCGGCGGGATCTGGCGCAGCTGAACCTCCATATCACCTCGTGAGGAGACGGGCTCTACCGTGTATCACGATTCGCACAGTGGGGTATCGAAACGTCATCGGTCGATGGTGCCCAAGGAGGCGAAGAGTATCGTGAAAGAGCCTGACCCGTTGATACCTGTGCCGAGTCGCCGGCCGCAACCTTGAGCAAGGCGCCCGGTTCGTGGCACGCTGAGCGCCCCGTCGGGGGCCTGACCCCACACGCCGCTGCGGTTGAGGACCGCGCAGGAGCGCCGTTGCTGTTCCCTTCGGAGTTGAAGCCAGGAGATACGCTGGGTCGCTACGAGATCCTCGCGCCCATTGCCAAAGGTGGCATGGCTGCCGTGTGGGCCGCGCGGCTCGTGGGCACGCGCGGTTTCCAGAAGATCGTCGCCATCAAGACGATGCTTCCTGATCTCAGCGACAACGCCGACTTCGAGGCGATGTTCCTCGATGAGGCCCGGCTCGCGTCGCGCATCCGTCACCCCCACGTGGTGGAGATCGTGGATCTCGGTGACGAGGAGGGGCTGCTCTACCTGGTGATGGAGTGGGTCGACGGGGAGACCATCTTCACGCTCAACAAGAGCGCCAAGGCAAACGGTGGCATCCCGCTCCGCATCTTGTTGAAGATCGTGAGCGACGCCTGCGCGGGGCTGCACGCAGCGCACGAGCTGCGCGACGACAAGGGGCAGCTCCTCAACCTGGTCCATCGCGACATCTCGCCACAGAACATCATGGTGTCGTTCGACGGGATCGTGAAGATCGTCGACTTCGGCGTGGCCAAGGCTGCTGGACGCTTGCACGAGACGCAGGTGGGCAGCGTGATGAAGGGGAAGGTCCCGTACCTGTCCCCGGAGCAGCTCATGTCGGGCAAGGTCGATCGGCGCGCCGACATCTTCGCGCTCGGCATCCTCATCTACGCAAGCCTGACGGGGAAGCACCCTTTCCGCGGGGAGAACGACGCGAGGACGATCGAGAACATCGCGCGGCGGGCCCACGTGCCACTGCGCGACTTCGCGCTCGACGTGCCGCCGGAGCTGGAGGACGCCGTCGATCGGGCACTGTCGAAGAACCCTGCCGATCGCTGGCCGGACTGTGCTGCGCTGCAGCGTGCGCTGCAGGAGATGGCGAGCACGGTCGGCCCCCCTGTCACGGATGGCGACGTGGCTCGGTATGTGCGCTCGACGCTGGGGGATGTCGTCGAGGAGCGTCGCAAGCGTCTGGCGGTGGCCATCCAGCTCGCGGACGCCCGTGTGGGCACGGATCGGAGCCGCTCTTCGGGGGTGAGACCCGCCACGCGGGGAGGCGCACCGCTTCCGGCGACCTACTCGGGCATCATCCCGGTCCAGCTGGATGAGCGGGCCGAGGAGCAGGACGCGGCGCCAGAGTCGGTCCCCTTGGCGCCCGATGCGCGCGCGGTGGCACCAGGAGCCATCCTCGCGACGACCCGTCCACGTCGGTCTGCGCTGCCCTATGCGCTGGTCGCCGTCCTCGTCTTGCTGGTTGGTGCCGCCCTCGCCCTCCGTGCGGGCTTGCTTCCCGTGCCGGACGCCGTTCGTCCTCACCTGCCGCGGCTCATCGCACCGCCGCAGAGCGGTGGACCGCCAGCGCCGGCCGACCCAGCCCCCCTCCAGCCCTAGCGATCGTTGCGACGTCAGCGCCGCGATCGCGCGGCGCCACCACGCCGGCGGCATCGCGTTCTGCGATGCTGGCACTGCGAGCCAGCGTCACCACGTGCTGCAAATGCAGAGAGAGCAGGCCACCTGCGCCTGCTCTCTCTCTCCGTCCTACCCAGACCGGGGCAGGTCAGTAAACGCCGGCTCTCGGCTCCGGAATGCACACGCCCATCGTGCAGAGCAGGAGATCGATGTCGCCTGCTGCGCAATACACCTGACGGGTGCAGTAGTCGTCGAAGGCACAGAGCCGGTGGCAAGACTCCTCGTTACCGAGTCCTCCCGTGAACGTCACGCAGTCCCACCCGCTGGTGATCCAGAGCCCTTCGGACTGGCTGGTGTCGAAGAGGCACGCCGGCGATCGGGTCTCGGGATCGAACACCTCCGCCGTGCACGGGCGGTTCGGCTTGAGCCGCGCTCGCGCGGAGGACATCGTGTTGAGCAGGTAGGTGAAATCACACGTCTGCTCGAGCTGCACCTCGCGGCTGACGCGGGTTCGCAGCTGATCCTTCTTCATTGCGTAGGAGCGCACCGCCCGGATCGCCGACAGCAGCTCGGTATTGCCCTCTTCGGGCTTCGTCCCGGATCGAAGGGCAGTGAGCGCGCGATCGACGAGCTGCTCGGCCTCGGGATCACGCCCCGCCGAGCCGTCCTTGGCGTAGCCGAGGCGCACGTAGCTGGGAGGCGTGCGGGAGTTGCAGGGCTTGGCGTGATCCCAGAGTTGCGGATTGACGATCGTCGGTCGCTTGCTGAAAGGCTCCTTGCAAACGCCTACCGCGCCCGGTGGGAGCGCACCAGAGGCCCGCTCGGAGGGTTGCCCCGGGCCTTCGTGCATGTACTCGGTCGATGCACAGCCCGCGGCGTGGGTCATCGCGAGTGTGCAACCTGTCATGAGGAGCGCCGCCAATCGGTGCGGAGCGGACATGTTCTGCGCCACGAAGGCACGGTAGCAGAGGCCGCGACCCCGCCGAAATCTCTGTCGTACACTTCCTCGACGAAGCGGAGAAAACAGCCTTCTCCGCCCTCCCCTACCCCTGCCAAGGAGCCAGCCCGACCCGGTCGAGTGGGGGGTCGAGGGACCCGGGGCCGCCCACGTTCCCCCCGCGCGGACGTCTAGAGCCCGAGGGACGACTGGACGATCAGCTCATCGACGACGGCCTGGTAGGAGCCAGTCTTGGCAAAGACCGCGAGCTGCCGGTCGGCACTGGTGCCTTCCTTCAGGATTCCGCGGATGCGCTCCAGCGCCGCCTGCGAGTGGAAGATGACGGCCGCTTCCTCCACGAAATCGAGCAGCTCGCCCACCAGGTGGCGGACGGGCACCTGCTCCTGCTTGCCGAAATCGATGAGCTGGCCATCGATCCCGTACCGCACGGCGCGCCACTTGTTCTCCTCGATCAGCTCCCGCGAGTACTCACGGAACGCCCAGTTGCGGCGGTAGAGCAGGTAGAGCTTGCCCATGAGCGCCTGGATGAGCGCCGCGATCGCGAGCGTGTCGTCCACGCGGGTGGTCATGTCACAGACGCGCACCTCGACGGTGTCGAAGAACGGGTGAGGGCGGACGTCCCACCAGATCTTCTTCGCGTTGTCGATACACCCCGTCTTGACGAGGGTGTCGACGAAACGCTGGAACTTGCCATACGAGTCGAAGTGACCGGGGATGCCCGTCCGCGGGAAGCGCTTGAAGATCTCGGTCCGGATGCTCTTGAGGCCCGACGGGCGCCCCAGCCAGAACGGCGAGCTCGTGGAGATGGCGAGGATGTGCGGCAGGAAGTACCGGACCTGGTTGGTCAGCGCCATCGCGACCTCCTTGTCCTTGATGCCGACATGCACATGCAGGCCGAAGATCAGGTTCGCGCGCGCGACGTCCTGTAGATCTTCGACGATGCCCTTGTAGCGTTCGCCGTCGGTGATCTCCTGCTTCTTCCAGTCGCTGAAGGGGTGGGTCCCGGCCGCGACGATGCGCATGCCGCCCTTCTCGGCGAGGGTCTTCAAGCTTCCCCGCAGCTCGCAGATCTCGTCGCGGGCCTGGTTGATGTCACGGCAGATCCCCGTGCCGGTCTCGACGACCGATTGATGCATCTCGGGGCGCACCCGCTCGCGCAGGATGGCGCTCTGTCTCCCCTCCTCCAGGATCTGACTGACGTACGAGCGAAGCTCGCGCGTCTCGGCATCGACGATCTGGAACTCCTCCTCGATGCCTATGGTGAACTGACCGTCGAGAAGCCCTTGAACCGTTGTCATGATAAGCGTGGTCCCCTTCAGCGTGGCTCGTGCTCGATCTCGATGATGAACGTGGGCATCGCTTCCCCGCTCGATGGGCGCGGTGCAAAGCGTGTTCGGCAGTGGTGCTGGGCGTGGTCCGGGAAGGTGAATTGCTTCCCGAGGAGGAGGACGGGGAGTGCGCGCGTGCCGAGGTGTCGCCCCCCGAGGTCCGCTCTTCGATCCCGTTTCTCGTCCTGATCTGGAAGGTCTGCCCCGTCCCCCTCCTCGACCTCCTCGGTCCGGGGGACAGGGTAGCGGCCCGCGGTCGACACCGCGGCGCGGGGTT is part of the Chondromyces crocatus genome and encodes:
- a CDS encoding serine/threonine protein kinase; the encoded protein is MLFPSELKPGDTLGRYEILAPIAKGGMAAVWAARLVGTRGFQKIVAIKTMLPDLSDNADFEAMFLDEARLASRIRHPHVVEIVDLGDEEGLLYLVMEWVDGETIFTLNKSAKANGGIPLRILLKIVSDACAGLHAAHELRDDKGQLLNLVHRDISPQNIMVSFDGIVKIVDFGVAKAAGRLHETQVGSVMKGKVPYLSPEQLMSGKVDRRADIFALGILIYASLTGKHPFRGENDARTIENIARRAHVPLRDFALDVPPELEDAVDRALSKNPADRWPDCAALQRALQEMASTVGPPVTDGDVARYVRSTLGDVVEERRKRLAVAIQLADARVGTDRSRSSGVRPATRGGAPLPATYSGIIPVQLDERAEEQDAAPESVPLAPDARAVAPGAILATTRPRRSALPYALVAVLVLLVGAALALRAGLLPVPDAVRPHLPRLIAPPQSGGPPAPADPAPLQP
- a CDS encoding carboxylate-amine ligase codes for the protein MTTVQGLLDGQFTIGIEEEFQIVDAETRELRSYVSQILEEGRQSAILRERVRPEMHQSVVETGTGICRDINQARDEICELRGSLKTLAEKGGMRIVAAGTHPFSDWKKQEITDGERYKGIVEDLQDVARANLIFGLHVHVGIKDKEVAMALTNQVRYFLPHILAISTSSPFWLGRPSGLKSIRTEIFKRFPRTGIPGHFDSYGKFQRFVDTLVKTGCIDNAKKIWWDVRPHPFFDTVEVRVCDMTTRVDDTLAIAALIQALMGKLYLLYRRNWAFREYSRELIEENKWRAVRYGIDGQLIDFGKQEQVPVRHLVGELLDFVEEAAVIFHSQAALERIRGILKEGTSADRQLAVFAKTGSYQAVVDELIVQSSLGL